Proteins from a single region of Caldanaerovirga acetigignens:
- the metG gene encoding methionine--tRNA ligase, producing the protein MREKVFYVTTPIYYVNAEPHIGHAYTTIIADFLARWHRLAGYDTYFLTGTDEHGEKIAQAARASGEEPQAFVDRMSTRFKDAWEKLNIRYDDFIRTTEPRHKNVVQQVLQKVYDAGDIYYGEYEGLYCVGCERFLTEKELVDGRCPDHGTVPERRKEGNYFFRMEKYRLWLKSYIEENPDFIRPEGYRNEVLSMLSEPVGDLSISRPRRRVPWGIPLPWDEEHVTYVWFDALLNYVSALGYPDGEKYRRYWEHAWHLIGKDILKPHAVFWPTMLKSAGIPIYRCLNVGGFLLGPDGRKMSKSLGNVVDPFVLAERYGSDVVRYYLLRDLPYGLDGSVGEAALVERYNADLANDLGNLLSRTVTMIEKFFGGYIPSPGPAEGTDHELISEAEKLPDEVESLIRRMELSEALKAIWKFIGRANKYIDETAPWVLAKDPAKKERLATVIYNLAEVLRIISVHIEPAMPGIPAKIREQLGINDENLTSWESVSRFGVLPAGLKVGDKKIIFPRIEEPVEIKTAEEKSKGQQVHITIDDFAKVDLRVAEVLEASRIEGADKLLKLKVRIGEETRQIVAGIAKHYSPEQLVGKKIVVVANLKPAKLRGVESQGMLLAASSKEKVVLVTVDEDIEAGAKVK; encoded by the coding sequence ATGAGAGAAAAGGTATTTTACGTGACGACGCCCATTTACTACGTCAACGCGGAGCCCCATATTGGACATGCGTACACTACCATAATAGCTGATTTTCTTGCGCGGTGGCACCGCCTTGCCGGGTACGATACCTATTTTCTCACCGGCACCGACGAACACGGCGAGAAGATAGCCCAGGCGGCCAGGGCCAGCGGCGAAGAACCGCAGGCTTTTGTGGACAGGATGAGCACCCGGTTTAAAGATGCGTGGGAAAAGCTGAACATAAGATACGACGACTTCATAAGGACGACGGAACCGAGGCACAAAAACGTAGTGCAGCAAGTGCTCCAAAAGGTATACGATGCGGGGGATATCTACTACGGCGAGTACGAAGGTCTTTACTGCGTGGGGTGTGAGCGCTTTTTGACCGAAAAGGAGCTGGTGGACGGCCGGTGTCCGGACCACGGCACCGTGCCTGAAAGGAGAAAGGAAGGCAATTACTTCTTCCGGATGGAAAAATACAGGCTCTGGCTGAAAAGCTACATCGAGGAAAATCCGGATTTCATCCGCCCAGAAGGTTACAGGAACGAAGTGCTCTCCATGCTTTCCGAGCCCGTAGGGGACCTTTCCATATCCCGGCCCAGGCGGCGCGTCCCCTGGGGAATTCCGCTGCCCTGGGATGAGGAGCACGTGACTTACGTTTGGTTCGATGCGCTCTTGAATTACGTTTCCGCCCTGGGTTATCCGGATGGGGAAAAATACCGGCGCTACTGGGAGCATGCCTGGCATCTCATCGGCAAGGACATATTGAAGCCCCACGCTGTATTCTGGCCAACCATGTTGAAATCCGCCGGCATACCCATATACCGCTGCCTGAATGTGGGAGGATTTTTACTCGGCCCCGACGGCAGAAAAATGTCAAAGAGCCTGGGCAACGTTGTGGACCCCTTTGTTCTGGCGGAAAGATACGGCTCGGATGTGGTGAGGTACTACCTCCTCAGGGACCTGCCTTATGGCCTTGATGGCTCCGTGGGAGAGGCGGCGCTTGTTGAAAGATACAATGCCGATCTTGCCAACGACCTGGGCAATTTGCTCTCTCGCACGGTCACCATGATTGAAAAATTCTTCGGAGGATACATACCGTCCCCCGGACCGGCCGAAGGGACAGACCACGAGCTCATTTCAGAGGCCGAAAAGCTGCCGGATGAGGTAGAGTCTTTAATTAGGCGGATGGAGCTTTCCGAGGCTTTGAAAGCAATATGGAAATTCATTGGCAGGGCGAACAAGTACATCGATGAAACGGCTCCCTGGGTTCTGGCCAAAGACCCAGCGAAAAAGGAGCGCCTTGCGACTGTGATTTATAACCTCGCTGAAGTGCTTAGAATCATATCGGTTCACATAGAGCCGGCCATGCCCGGTATTCCGGCTAAAATCAGAGAGCAACTGGGTATCAACGACGAAAACCTCACAAGCTGGGAAAGCGTAAGTCGTTTTGGAGTTCTCCCGGCGGGGCTGAAGGTCGGAGATAAAAAGATAATTTTCCCGAGGATAGAAGAGCCTGTTGAAATAAAGACCGCGGAGGAAAAATCCAAAGGGCAGCAAGTCCACATAACCATAGATGATTTTGCAAAAGTGGACCTGAGGGTGGCCGAAGTTCTTGAAGCTTCCCGAATCGAGGGGGCGGATAAGCTGCTCAAACTGAAGGTGAGGATAGGAGAAGAAACGCGCCAGATAGTGGCGGGAATAGCAAAGCACTACAGCCCCGAACAATTAGTCGGGAAAAAGATAGTGGTCGTGGCCAACTTAAAGCCGGCCAAGCTGCGGGGTGTGGAGTCCCAGGGGATGCTGCTTGCGGCTTCGTCTAAAGAAAAAGTAGTGCTCGTTACTGTGGACGAAGATATCGAGGCGGGGGCTAAGGTCAAATGA
- a CDS encoding TatD family hydrolase, giving the protein MMGGSVLVDAHAHLDDAAFDGDREELLKHIKEQGIIVINAGSDLESSRMSLELARKCDFVYACVGVHPHEASKASPDYIDVLRDLAKHPKVVAVGEIGLDYHYNFSPREAQKKVFKAQLSLAKELGLPVVVHSREALGDTLEILKKSGVAKGLMHCYSGSLAEAWDFLALGFYFSFGGVLTFKKAEGVRKVAAGLPKERVLVETDCPYLSPEPFRGKRNDPTRLIYIVRALSYIWGISEEEVVKITKNNAKKLFGIEC; this is encoded by the coding sequence ATGATGGGCGGTTCGGTGCTGGTCGACGCTCACGCACACCTTGATGATGCGGCCTTCGACGGTGACCGGGAGGAACTTTTAAAGCATATAAAGGAACAGGGGATAATTGTCATTAACGCCGGGTCCGACCTAGAGAGCAGCCGCATGTCTTTGGAACTTGCCCGAAAGTGTGATTTTGTGTACGCCTGCGTGGGGGTCCACCCCCACGAGGCTTCAAAGGCAAGTCCAGACTACATCGATGTATTGCGGGACTTGGCAAAGCACCCGAAAGTAGTGGCTGTCGGTGAAATCGGACTCGACTATCACTACAATTTTTCTCCCAGAGAGGCGCAGAAAAAAGTTTTTAAAGCACAACTTTCTCTTGCAAAGGAGCTGGGCCTGCCGGTGGTGGTCCACAGCCGGGAGGCCCTGGGGGATACGCTGGAAATACTGAAAAAGTCAGGCGTAGCAAAAGGCCTTATGCACTGCTATTCCGGAAGCCTTGCGGAAGCATGGGATTTTTTGGCCTTGGGCTTTTATTTTTCCTTCGGGGGTGTCTTGACTTTTAAAAAGGCTGAAGGTGTGAGGAAAGTGGCGGCAGGCCTTCCGAAAGAAAGGGTGCTAGTAGAGACCGACTGCCCCTATCTTTCGCCGGAGCCGTTCAGGGGTAAGAGAAACGACCCCACCCGCCTTATTTACATAGTTCGCGCTCTTTCATATATTTGGGGGATTTCCGAGGAAGAAGTGGTCAAAATCACGAAGAACAACGCAAAAAAACTTTTCGGCATCGAATGCTAA
- a CDS encoding TatD family nuclease-associated radical SAM protein, with protein sequence MIAYPLGDSLYLNITNRCPNHCTFCIRNFSDGIDGYNLWLEKEPTTREIIEAIGDPTKYKEVVFCGFGEPLMRLQVVLDVARHIKKNYPGVPIRINTNGLGNLINGEDITPYFRGLIDTVSISLNAENAKKYQEICNSDYGEDAFYSMLEFARKCKNHVSRVVLTVVDVPGVDVEKCRKIAEELGVEFRVRHFEGGDGE encoded by the coding sequence ATGATAGCATATCCTTTGGGGGATTCCCTGTACCTCAACATAACAAACCGCTGTCCCAACCATTGCACTTTTTGCATAAGGAACTTTAGCGACGGCATAGACGGATATAACCTCTGGTTGGAAAAGGAGCCCACCACGAGAGAGATTATCGAAGCCATAGGGGACCCTACAAAGTACAAAGAAGTGGTATTTTGCGGCTTCGGAGAGCCGCTGATGCGCCTTCAGGTTGTGCTGGATGTGGCCCGCCACATAAAGAAAAACTATCCGGGCGTGCCTATCAGGATAAACACCAACGGATTGGGGAACTTAATAAACGGAGAGGACATAACGCCTTATTTCAGGGGACTTATAGATACCGTATCCATAAGCCTTAATGCGGAAAATGCCAAAAAATATCAGGAGATTTGCAATTCCGATTACGGAGAAGACGCCTTTTATTCCATGCTGGAATTCGCGAGAAAATGCAAAAACCACGTGTCGAGGGTGGTCCTCACGGTGGTGGACGTGCCGGGAGTCGACGTGGAAAAGTGCCGCAAAATAGCAGAGGAACTCGGAGTGGAATTCAGGGTAAGGCACTTTGAAGGTGGGGACGGGGAATAA
- the rsmA gene encoding 16S rRNA (adenine(1518)-N(6)/adenine(1519)-N(6))-dimethyltransferase RsmA — protein sequence MKKVMREFGIRPSKRLGQHFLIDERPLAAMIEAAELKNEDGVLEIGPGLGVLTLKLGRLVRKVVAVEKDPALFPVLEKLTGKYKNICLLNEDVLKLDLEKVSKEHFDGKFKVVANLPYYITSPILMKIVENRHLIKMAVIMVQKEVAQRLSARPGTRDYGILSIAVQLYAHVDLICQVGRSAFLPPPKVESAVVRLKLRELPSVNIEDEKMFFRIVEAAFGERRKTVKNSLKSRLSLPSDEIREALKKAGIDENRRAETLNIEEFTELSREIAKIIKNIE from the coding sequence GTGAAAAAAGTGATGAGGGAGTTTGGGATTCGGCCCAGCAAGCGCCTGGGACAGCATTTTCTTATAGACGAAAGGCCGCTTGCGGCCATGATAGAGGCTGCGGAGTTGAAAAATGAAGACGGGGTTCTCGAAATAGGACCGGGCCTCGGGGTTTTAACCCTGAAACTCGGTCGCCTTGTTAGAAAAGTGGTGGCCGTGGAAAAAGACCCTGCTCTCTTTCCCGTCCTAGAGAAATTGACGGGAAAGTATAAAAATATTTGTTTATTAAACGAAGATGTGCTAAAATTGGATTTAGAGAAAGTTTCAAAGGAACATTTCGATGGCAAGTTCAAAGTGGTGGCAAACCTCCCTTACTATATAACCAGTCCCATTCTCATGAAAATAGTGGAGAACCGCCATTTGATAAAAATGGCGGTTATTATGGTACAAAAAGAAGTGGCCCAGCGCCTATCGGCAAGACCCGGCACAAGAGATTACGGCATACTTTCCATTGCGGTGCAGCTTTACGCACACGTGGATTTGATTTGCCAGGTGGGGAGGTCGGCCTTCCTTCCTCCTCCGAAAGTGGAATCGGCCGTGGTGAGGCTGAAGTTGAGGGAACTCCCCTCTGTCAACATCGAAGACGAAAAGATGTTTTTCAGGATCGTGGAGGCCGCATTCGGCGAAAGGAGAAAGACGGTGAAAAATTCTTTAAAGAGCAGGCTTTCCCTTCCTTCCGATGAAATAAGAGAGGCTTTGAAAAAGGCGGGGATAGACGAAAATCGCCGGGCCGAAACGCTAAATATAGAGGAATTTACGGAGTTATCGAGGGAGATTGCAAAAATAATAAAAAATATTGAGTAG
- a CDS encoding ribonuclease H-like YkuK family protein — protein MYFISPTKGKITLKEVVEDIIAFMEEEPNAAYKLIIGTDSQARDTVCFVTAIIIHRVGKGARYYYRKKFMSQVKSLRHKVYTETSLSLEVVNLLERELSKTSYRNMDVEIHVDIGQNGDTKELIREVVGWVMSSGYKVKIKPQAFGATKVADKYTK, from the coding sequence GTGTACTTCATAAGCCCTACTAAAGGAAAAATCACATTAAAAGAAGTGGTAGAGGATATCATCGCCTTTATGGAAGAGGAGCCCAACGCCGCTTACAAATTGATTATCGGCACCGACTCCCAGGCCCGGGATACGGTCTGCTTTGTAACGGCCATAATAATACACCGTGTGGGGAAGGGAGCCAGGTACTATTACCGGAAGAAATTTATGTCGCAGGTGAAAAGCCTGCGGCACAAAGTATATACCGAAACTTCGCTTTCCCTGGAAGTCGTGAATTTGCTGGAAAGAGAGCTTTCAAAGACCAGCTACCGGAATATGGACGTGGAAATCCACGTGGATATAGGCCAAAACGGCGACACCAAGGAGCTAATTCGCGAAGTGGTGGGCTGGGTTATGAGCAGCGGTTATAAAGTCAAGATAAAGCCCCAGGCCTTCGGGGCCACGAAGGTTGCGGATAAATATACTAAGTGA